gaAACACTGTATGAGATTGCAGCTGCACAAATCATGTTTACTAAGTACTGAGCTGCTACAATAAATTGGTCACTGGATTTGCCATAATTTGCCCAGTTTGTAGCACCAAATCTGTGATCAGTTTTGAGGCACTTAGTAGCAAGTAAACAGAATGTTATCCCACATTATGTCTGAAATTCTGAGCAGAAATTCTGAGAATTATACACAATCTCatctaatattttgttttggaacTCCTTTCATGCACAGTATCGGTTATTTTGATATGATTGATTTTAGATAAAGGCCATGCAAAAACAAAACGTGATGTGAATCACTTTAAAAGTGGGTCAGATTGCCATTTCATGTCTGTTGAGTTTGTGCTCATCACCACAATCTGGAGGAAATGCTATATAGATAGAAGACCAAGATATTCAGAAGCTGCAGCTCAGACTGGGTGTTATAGAAACATTCTGTGATGGAAGTAGATACGGAGGTGTGAAATGATCACAATGATAACAGGAAAtacacttttttagttttttgcaaGATCTGTCAAACTTCAAGTTGTTGTTGTATTGATCATTCAACAACCTTGATTTGTCTTTCTTCCAAGTAATAAGCAAAAAATGTCCAATGCATCTAAAATTTTAGCATGCAGTGGGACAAGCTGTTCCCATTTGACTGCCCATTGTTGGGACGGGGTCTGAATTGCTTTTAGAGCTGTGCATGTTGTGCTGGCTGCTGTGCGTGGAGTGCTGACTCAAGCTGACTTTGTTACACAGCGATGCCATGCCTCTTCTGATCTCCTGACGGACGTTGTTGCTGGAGAGTACGTAGAGAATGGGGTTGAAGGCACTGTTGAATGTCGACAATCCTAAGGAGATTTTATAGGGCATGTAGATGTGCTGTTTAAAGTTACAATCCTCTAGCAGCTTGGGGAAGTGGAAGATGATGGCACGCAGCAGCAAGATAATGTGGTACGGAGTGAAACAGATCAAAAACAACGCTACCACAGCCACCGCCAGGTAGCGCACCTTCCCTTTCTGATGAGGCTGGAGGCTCGTACTGGCCTGAACGTTGGCAAGAATGGCTCTATTGGTGAAGATCAGGATGGCAAGGGGGATAAAGAAGCCGATGCAAACGCGAGCGTAGCTGAATCCCGTAACTACCGCTGAGCTCTGGCTGGGCTCAAAGCAATGGTGTTTTCCTTCCGCAGCATTGCCTTCAGACATGATGAAGACGGGCACGTGACCCAAGCCCACCACCATGAAGATCAAAAACGCCACAAGAGCAGCGATGTTTTTCTGGCGAAGGCCACGAGACTCAATGGCATAGACAACCGCCACATAGCGGTCGATGGACACGCTGCACAGCAGGAAGATGCTGATGTACATGTTGTTGAAGAACACAAAGCCAGTCACTTTGCAGGCCAAGGAGCTCCAGGGCCACTCGTGGTTTCTACTGACGTACACCGTCCACAAAGGCAGCGTGAAGAGGTACGTGAGGTCGCACACGGACAGGCTGAGCAGGTAGATGGCGAGGACGTTGTTACGACACACCTGGTGGAAGGTGAGGTAGACCGTGGCCAGGTTGGCTGGCAGGCCGATGATAAAAACCACAATATACAGCACCATCAGAGGAACGCGGTCATCTTCATAGGATATTTCACAGGTCACATTCTTACTCTCGTTCGTGGTCATCAAGATGCTTGGAGTCACAGTGGATGCATGCATCATATCTGGGGGGAAATAAAGGGAGAAATGAGAATGAGGGGTAAAACACAATTGTGGGAGgtagaattaaaatgtaaaaaaaaaaaattgtgcacattttaaaattaaattaaaactaatttagtttcacaaataaaaattgcaaagatcttaaataaaaataataatacaaaataaagtaaaataaaaataacagacacAAAAGGTAAATGCCTGTAAATGTTAAATAGaatgtgttttgaatttttttctaaattctaatgtctaataaaataaaaaaaatagttccagagatgttaatgttaaagctcaaagtcactttttttcccacttttttcATTACTTCTGTTTATTTCACGTGGTATTTGCCAAAAAGATGGTATCTGTCAAAGATCTAAAGTAATattcaaagccattttttctGCAATAATTATCTGGGGTTTGTACCTAAAATCtgtatttcagtctttctttgactcaaaaataattttgagGCATCCAACATACACACAAATGACTGAATCATACAACTAAGGTAACAATTTGACGCAGATAAGGAAGTTTCCTTTTGACCTGACCACTGATAAGCAGCAACAGTCTAAAAGTTTCCAATCTAACCGCATGACAGTATGTAGTGTTTCAGTGTTCCTGCCATGTCTTAACCACAGTAAACCGTCCCCGTTTCCCTTCATCTCCACACAGCACATTGTACCACTCCCTGCGTTTGCCCCAACTAGACAAGACAGCCACTGAAATATTCATAGAGACCCCATCATCCACAGGGAGACGGGAAAAAACAAGTGCATCAGAATGGAAGCATGCTAGTGGAAACCACATTTGTGGCTAAATGAATTATATGAATCCTAGCATAACTGTCTCGCCCTAGACATTTCAGAAACTTAAAATGAGACCAAAATACAACAAGCAGTAATTGAGCAAGATGCTTTTAAAAAGTTTAGAGCGTAATAACAGTAAAACCACTCATA
The sequence above is drawn from the Cyprinus carpio isolate SPL01 chromosome B20, ASM1834038v1, whole genome shotgun sequence genome and encodes:
- the LOC109099789 gene encoding probable G-protein coupled receptor 132 isoform X6, whose translation is MKLLNMELILNKPYKPLNNSKNQWNMMHASTVTPSILMTTNESKNVTCEISYEDDRVPLMVLYIVVFIIGLPANLATVYLTFHQVCRNNVLAIYLLSLSVCDLTYLFTLPLWTVYVSRNHEWPWSSLACKVTGFVFFNNMYISIFLLCSVSIDRYVAVVYAIESRGLRQKNIAALVAFLIFMVVGLGHVPVFIMSEGNAAEGKHHCFEPSQSSAVVTGFSYARVCIGFFIPLAILIFTNRAILANVQASTSLQPHQKGKVRYLAVAVVALFLICFTPYHIILLLRAIIFHFPKLLEDCNFKQHIYMPYKISLGLSTFNSAFNPILYVLSSNNVRQEIRRGMASLCNKVSLSQHSTHSSQHNMHSSKSNSDPVPTMGSQMGTACPTAC
- the LOC109099789 gene encoding probable G-protein coupled receptor 132 isoform X8; amino-acid sequence: MMHASTVTPSILMTTNESKNVTCEISYEDDRVPLMVLYIVVFIIGLPANLATVYLTFHQVCRNNVLAIYLLSLSVCDLTYLFTLPLWTVYVSRNHEWPWSSLACKVTGFVFFNNMYISIFLLCSVSIDRYVAVVYAIESRGLRQKNIAALVAFLIFMVVGLGHVPVFIMSEGNAAEGKHHCFEPSQSSAVVTGFSYARVCIGFFIPLAILIFTNRAILANVQASTSLQPHQKGKVRYLAVAVVALFLICFTPYHIILLLRAIIFHFPKLLEDCNFKQHIYMPYKISLGLSTFNSAFNPILYVLSSNNVRQEIRRGMASLCNKVSLSQHSTHSSQHNMHSSKSNSDPVPTMGSQMGTACPTAC
- the LOC109099789 gene encoding probable G-protein coupled receptor 132 isoform X7; protein product: MCVFKYMMHASTVTPSILMTTNESKNVTCEISYEDDRVPLMVLYIVVFIIGLPANLATVYLTFHQVCRNNVLAIYLLSLSVCDLTYLFTLPLWTVYVSRNHEWPWSSLACKVTGFVFFNNMYISIFLLCSVSIDRYVAVVYAIESRGLRQKNIAALVAFLIFMVVGLGHVPVFIMSEGNAAEGKHHCFEPSQSSAVVTGFSYARVCIGFFIPLAILIFTNRAILANVQASTSLQPHQKGKVRYLAVAVVALFLICFTPYHIILLLRAIIFHFPKLLEDCNFKQHIYMPYKISLGLSTFNSAFNPILYVLSSNNVRQEIRRGMASLCNKVSLSQHSTHSSQHNMHSSKSNSDPVPTMGSQMGTACPTAC